From Aspergillus chevalieri M1 DNA, chromosome 4, nearly complete sequence, a single genomic window includes:
- the DGA1 gene encoding diacylglycerol acyltransferase type 2A (BUSCO:EOG09261G92;~COG:I;~EggNog:ENOG410PF9N;~InterPro:IPR007130;~PFAM:PF03982;~TransMembrane:2 (i120-146o152-169i);~go_function: GO:0016747 - transferase activity, transferring acyl groups other than amino-acyl groups [Evidence IEA]): MSTSSIVKEPVARALGESLARQDATAVGQGMPLRSNKANLAARDSRSQSHRKSHPADDTESESFEHRNWKGENPKHNHNASQLRGASGNTRPNKLGNREKRGGIHWAPLNIGLERRLQTFVVLCHTLTIAIFLTCFFFTCAIPLFWPILIPYLVYISLFSTTATSGTLGRRSEFLRSLRAWSIYVSYFPAQLHRSEPLLPTRKYIFGYHPHGIISHGAFAAFATEALGFSRLFPEITNTLLTLDSNFRIPFYREYALAMGLASVSRESCENLLTKGGADGEGMGRAITIVIGGARESLDALPHSIRLVLKRRKGFIKLAIRTGADLVPVLAFGENDLYEQVRSDHHPLIHKFQMLIKHTMGFTIPLFHARGVFNYDVGLMPYRCPLNIVVGRPIQVIQQHERDKIDDNYVNELHARYVSELRRLWDQWKDTFAKDRVSELEIIS; the protein is encoded by the exons ATGTCCACATCCAGCATCGTCAAAGAGCCCGTTGCACGAGCTCTGGGAGAATCACTTGCGCGACAAGATGCGACGGCCGTGGGGCAAGGAATGCCCCTCAGATCAAATAAAGCAAACCTGGCAGCTCGGGATAGTCGGTCTCAATCTCATCGAAAGTCCCACCCCGCAGACGATACTGAATCAGAATCATTTGAACACCGAAACTGGAAAGGAGAAAATCCAAAGCACAATCATAACGCATCACAGTTACGTGGGGCTTCTGGCAACACTCGCCCAAACAAGCTAGGGAATCGGGAGAAAAGGGGAGG TATTCATTGGGCACCATTGAACATTGGACTCGAACGGCGCCTGCAGACCTTTGTGGTACTGTGTCATACTCTCACCATTGCCATATTCCTGACTTGCTTCTTTTTCACGTGCGCAATACCGTTATTCTGGCCGATATTGATTCCTTACCTTGTTTATATCTCGCTTTTCTCCACGACAGCCACATCGGGAACGTTAGGCCGCCGGAGCGAGTTCTTGCGTTCTCTTCGAGCCTGGTCGATATATGTGTCCTACTTTCCCGCCCAGCTGCATCGTTCAGAGCCGCTTCTTCCGACGCGCAAGTATATATTTGGATATCATCCACATGGAATCATCTCTCATGGCGCGTTCGCAGCATTTGCGACGGAGGCACTCGGATTTTCCAGACTTTTCCCGGAGATCACGAATACTTTACTGACCCTTGACTCCAATTTCCGAATTCCATTTTACAGAGAATATGCTCTCGCCATGGGGCTTGCAAGTGTTTCCCGCGAATCTTGCGAGAACTTACTTACCAAAGGGGGTGCCGATGGTGAAGGCATGGGACGCGCCATTACCATCGTGATTGGTGGTGCTCGGGAGTCTCTTGACGCCCTGCCACATTCTATACGGCTGGTCTTGAAACGGCGCAAAGGTTTCATCAAGCTAGCGATCCGCaccggtgctgacttggtACCCGTTCTTGCATTTGGCGAAAATGATCTTTATGAGCAAGTACGCTCggatcatcatcctcttaTACACAAATTCCAAATGCTCATAAAGCATACCATGGGCTTCACTATCCCGCTTTTCCATGCCCGCGGTGTTTTTAACTATGATGTAGGCTTGATGCCGTACCGTTGCCCATTGAACATCGTCGTCGGTCGCCCGATTCAGGTTATCCAGCAACATGAGCGAGACAAAATTGACGATAACTATGTCAATGAACTTCACGCTCGATATGTTTCTGAACTCCGCCGGTTGTGGGACCAATGGAAAGACACGTTTGCAAAGGACCG
- the pxr1 gene encoding telomerase inhibitor/ribosome biogenesis protein PXR1 (COG:A;~EggNog:ENOG410PPE4;~InterPro:IPR000467;~PFAM:PF01585;~go_function: GO:0003676 - nucleic acid binding [Evidence IEA]) has product MGLAAPRKRTKLSHDPNNVNWSRSTSGFGHKILSSQGWTPGSLLGARNAAHADMLTPASASHIRVTVKDDTLGLGARPKLLDEPTGLDAFKGLLGRLNGKSDVELEKEQRRRDDIKLARYAATKWQAVRFVRGGLLVQEKTDAATTKSPENGDRELNCSEESTNEKGNGTNNDASASVPNRGLKSNEKEKEEKKEKKEKKEKKEKKRKEKKDKKEKENSQVDEKDKSQRKRDKKAKKRKHSEDSEDLDSGTTTRDAVMMEANVAAGGMEASSVTAPTSTSKKGRVPLGRNVTRARHIAQKKRALLDDKSLNEIFMVKS; this is encoded by the exons ATGGGTTTGGCAGCGCCTCGCAA GCGAACAAAGCTATCGCATGACCCAAACAACGTAAATTGGTCCCGATCGACGAGTGGCTTCGGGCATAAGATTCTCAGTTCCCAAGGATGGACTCCAGGGAGTCTTTTAGGCGCTCGGAATGCTGCGCATGCTGATATGCTCACTCCTGCCAGCGCATCTCACATCAGAGTCACTGTGAAAGATGACACTCTGGGTTTAGGCGCCCGGCCTAAGCTTCTGGATGAGCCAACTGGTCTTGATGCTTTCAAAGGACTACTAGGCCGACTAAACGGGAAGTCAGACGTCGAATTGGAGAAAGAGCAACGGAGACGTGATGACATCAAACTGGCCCGCTATGCAGCAACGAAATGGCAAGCCGTCAGGTTCGTTCGTGGCGGTCTATTGGTCCAGGAGAAGACCGACGCTGCTACCACCAAGTCTCCTGAAAACGGTGATCGAGAATTGAACTGCTCAGAAGAATCTACGAATGAAAAGGGCAATGGAACAAACAATGACGCTTCTGCCTCAGTACCTAACAGGGGTTTAAAGAGTaacgagaaggagaaagaagagaaaaaagagaagaaggagaaaaaggagaaaaaggagaagaagagaaaggaaaagaaggataaaaaggagaaggagaactCACAAGTAGACGAGAAAGACAAATCACAAAGAAAACGGGATAAAAAAGCTAAGAAGAGGAAGCACAGCGAGGACAGCGAGGATCTTGATTCAGGAACGACAACCAGGGATGCCGTCATGATGGAAGCGAATGTTGCTGCGGGGGGAATGGAGGCATCATCAGTGACTGCACCGACCTCAACGTCGAAGAAAGGGCGCGTTCCACTGGGCAGGAATGTTACTAGGGCGCGGCATATCGCACAGAAAAAGAGGGCACTCTTGGATGACAAGTCCCTTAATGAG ATTTTTATGGTTAAGTCCTAG
- the INP52 gene encoding SacI domain and endonuclease/exonuclease/phosphatase family protein (COG:I;~EggNog:ENOG410PGU5;~InterPro:IPR002013,IPR005135,IPR000300,IPR036691;~PFAM:PF03372,PF02383;~go_function: GO:0042578 - phosphoric ester hydrolase activity [Evidence IEA];~go_process: GO:0046856 - phosphatidylinositol dephosphorylation [Evidence IEA]) encodes MSMSSLRIFCQDYPQRTIALVTPEHALIFYCSTDIVPNSQREPPRCLVEFSSLSSVDLKGYRVLGNGYGTLGLVTLNEDVFLCVVTGSSKAATVRPGETILRIDNVDFFCLNRPDYDGLDYEAEFATDEYNHATAPGVEDREFDYPFLALKKLLSDGSFYYSRDFNLTDRLQDRAEKSAAFDIGTLDEDMLWNSYMISSLLLFRSHLPPPERERLDSSKILTCVIRGFANTLTIPASVPILPPAQTNLPSTLTIISRQASRRAGTRFNSRGIDDDGNVANFVETETILWMPSGITFSYVQVRGSVPIFWEQATGFLPGQQKIEITRSTEATQHAFNKHFEHLELEYGAVHVVNLLSGLKSGETELSAKFRSHIMRRLEQKEDVGILSDHALLRVTEFDFHAETRGPLGYGASSQIRHEVMNSLQGFAYFLSEDSEYTATSVVGSSDSQKSSPIVLQQEGVFRTNCLDCLDRTNLVQTILSSMALELFLSQQGAALSTEVQMRHSTLWADNGDSLSKIYAGTGALKSSFTRHGKMSLAGALADARKTATRLYVNNFSDKARQKTIELLLGRLTNQMPVRLYDPLNDMVSQELSQRASEYSFARSIRVWAGTFNVNGSGLGPDVDLAPWLFPVLDQQGDEPTIFAVGFQEIVALSPQQIMSTDPTTRKVWENAVKSCLNSHSKSRGLGKYVLLRSGQLVGAALMVFVKEDVLKEIKNVEGSVKKAGLSGISGNKGGCAIRFEYSDTRICFVTAHLAAGFANYDDRNRDYETIESGLRFQKNRSIRDHDTIIWLGDFNYRIGQTNQNVRELLLRGDYQRLYDHDQLNLQMLAGRAFHFYSEGPVCFPPTYKYDTGRNEYDTSEKARVPAWCDRVLWKGSNLYQIYYNAADLRFSDHRPVCAKFICTINVIDESLKAQLRQALYDERQHGMHDSLAKGTMQVDIIDREAIQAAEITPALPAASSDNYKWWLDDGAPARSTMRPPANDFAVNVNRDSNPFFSNNEPDWVRISGPSELGTNMNSNTNTGQASPRSSECELLGVSPTQPEAADQQSIVTWGTQGSRRVTQDVKTAPPIPRKPISLSLRERSHDVKPGQTLLMRDEDTTRSESHLRPMKDLRSLEIAKPGSTSRDSGSNSSHAHRHNRQEAQQYTNTGRDTNDLLGDINDGSITWKPLL; translated from the exons ATGTCTATGTCTAGCTTACGGATTTTTTGCCAGGACTATCCGCAACGAACAATTGCTCTGGTGACCCCAGAACACGCCTTGATCTTCTACTGCTCAACAGATATAGTGCCTAATTCCCAGCGGGAGCCGCCACGCTGTTTAGTGGAGTTCTCAAGCTTATCATCTGTAGACCTTAAAGGTTACAGAGTCTTAGGAAATGGATATGGCACACTTGGCTTGGTCACACTGAACGAAGATGTCTTCCTGTGTGTTGTAACTGGTTCTTCGAAAGCTGCAACGGTCAGACCTGGAGAGACAATATTGAGGATTGATAATGTGGACTTCT TTTGTCTTAATCGTCCAGACTATGATGGACTGGATTATGAGGCCGAGTTTGCAACCGATGAATACAACCATGCCACTGCTCCGGGTGTTGAAGACAGAGAGTTTGATTATCCATTCCTTGCCTTGAAGAAGTTGCTCAGCGATGGCAGTTTCTACTATAGCCGTGATTTCAATCTCACGGATCGGTTGCAAGATCG TGCTGAAAAGTCGGCGGCTTTTGATATCGGAACGCTTGATGAAGATATGCTATGGAATTCATACATGATCAGTTCTCTGCTCCTCTTCCGAAGCCACCTCCCACCACCCGAAAGGGAACGCCTTGACTCCTCCAAGATTCTTACCTGTGTCATACGAGGGTTCGCTAACACATTGACGATTCCTGCCTCTGTTCCTATCCTGCCTCCAGCTCAAACCAATTTACCGTCTACCCTAACGATAATCTCGCGTCAAGCTTCACGACGCGCGGGAACGCGATTCAATTCCCGTGGCATCGATGATGACGGAAATGTCGCTAACTTCGTAGAAACTGAAACGATTCTCTGGATGCCCTCCGGCATTACATTTTCTTATGTTCAAGTGCGCGGATCAGTGCCTATCTTTTGGGAACAAGCCACAGGGTTCCTTCCCGGACAGCAAAAGATTGAAATAACACGGTCTACCGAGGCAACACAGCATGCGTTCAATAAGCACTTTGAACACCTCGAATTAGAATATGGAGCCGTTCACGTTGTTAATCTTCTCAGCGGGCTCAAATCCGGAGAAACAGAGCTCTCGGCAAAATTTCGCTCACATATCATGAGGAGGCTTGAACAGAAAGAAGATGTCGGTATTTTGTCCGACCATGCACTTCTGCGGGTCACTGAGTTCGATTTCCATGCGGAAACCCGGGGCCCACTTGGATACGGGGCAAGCAGCCAGATCAGACACGAGGTAATGAATTCTTTACAGGGGTTCGCTTACTTCTTGTCGGAAGATTCTGAGTATACAGCCACATCTGTTGTTGGAAGTTCAGATTCGCAAAAGAGTTCCCCTATTGTTCTACAACAAGAGGGTGTTTTTCGGACGAACTGCTTGGACTGTCTCGATAGGACCAATCTTGTACAGACAATACTCAGTTCAATGGCACTTGAGCTGTTTCTTTCCCAACAAGGAGCTGCCTTGAGTACTGAAGTTCAAATGAGGCATTCAACTCTGTGGGCTGATAATGGTGATTCTCTCTCAAAGATATATGCAGGGACCGGCGCTTTGAAGAGTTCATTTACCCGGCATGGAAAAATGTCACTTGCAGGTGCGCTTGCAGATGCACGCAAAACAGCCACACGGCTATACGTGAACAATTTCTCGGATAAAGCGCGCCAAAAAACGATTGAGCTTCTATTAGGGCGTTTAACGAATCAAATGCCAGTGCGCCTATACGATCCTCTCAATGATATGGTATCTCAAGAGCTTAGTCAACGGGCATCAGAATATTCCTTTGCCCGATCAATAAGGGTATGGGCTGGTACTTTCAACGTAAACGGAAGCGGCCTTGGTCCAGATGTTGACCTTGCGCCATGGTTGTTCCCAGTCCTCGATCAACAGGGGGATGAACCGACAATATTTGCCGTTGGGTTTCAGGAAATTGTCGCACTAAGTCCGCAGCAGATAATGTCCACAGATCCTACCACACGTAAAGTATGGGAAAATGCTGTGAAAAGCTGTTTGAATAGTCATTCAAAATCGAGAGGCTTAGGGAAGTATGTCCTTTTACGGAGCGGTCAACTTGTCGGTGCGGCTTTAATGGTATTTGTGAAAGAAGATGTGCTCAAAGAAATCAAAAATGTTGAAGGGAGTGTCAAAAAGGCAG GCCTTTCTGGAATCAGCGGCAACAAGGGAGGCTGCGCAATTCGTTTTGAGTATTCCGATACCCGGATATGCTTCGTGACAGCGCATCTTGCAGCTGGATTTGCAAACTATGATGACAGAAACAGAGACTACGAGACCATAGAAAGCGGTCTTAGGTTTCAGAAAAATAGGTCAATTCGAGACCATGACACCATTATATGGCTGGGTGATTTCAATTATCGAATCGGTCAGACTAATCAAAATGTCAGAGAACTTCTGCTTCGCGGGGATTATCAGCGACTCTATGACCATGATCAG TTGAACTTGCAAATGTTAGCGGGAAGGGCTTTCCACTTCTACTCCGAGGGCCCAGTATGCTTCCCTCCGACATACAAATATGATACTGGCAGAAATGAATATGATACCTC AGAGAAAGCACGTGTACCTGCATGGTGTGATCGAGTGTTGTGGAAAGGATCCAACCTCTATCAAATATACTATAATGCTGCAGATTTACGGTTTTCTGACCATCGACCAGTTTGTGCGAAGTTCATTTGCACAATTAATGTCATTGATGAATCTTTGAAGGCTCAGCTCAGGCAAGCCCTCTATGATGAGAGACAGCATGGCATGCATGACTCCCTCGCAAAAGGAACCATGCAGGTGGATATAATAGATAGGGAGGCTATTCAGGCTGCTGAAATTACACCTGCCCTTCCAGCAGCCAGTTCAGACAACTATAAGTGGTGGTTAGATGATG GCGCCCCCGCGAGGTCAACCATGAGGCCACCAGCAAATGACTTTGCTGTAAACGTTAATCGAGATTCTAACCCATTTTTCTCGAATAACGAACCCGACTGGGTCCGTATATCAGGTCCATCAGAATTGGGTACAAATATGAACAGCAATACGAACACGGGGCAAGCGTCACCGCGTTCTTCGGAATGCGAGCTTCTCGGTGTGTCGCCAACCCAACCGGAAGCTGCCGACCAACAAAGCATTGTCACTTGGGGAACACAAGGTTCCCGAAGAGTAACACAAGATGTGAAAACAGCGCCTCCAATACCTCGAAAGCCAATTTCCCTAAGCTTGAGGGAAAGGTCACATGATGTGAAACCAGGGCAGACCCTACTGATGAGAGATGAGGATACAACCCGGTCCGAGTCACACTTACGGCCTATGAAAGACTTACGTTCACTAGAAATTGCAAAACCAGGCTCAACGTCTCGAGACTCAGGTTCAAATTCAAGTCACGCGCATCGACATAACAGACAAGAAGCACAGCAATATACAAATACTGGAAGGGATACCAATGATCTCTTGGGCGATATTAATGATGGGAGTATCACTTGGAAACCACTACTCTAG
- a CDS encoding uncharacterized protein (COG:S;~EggNog:ENOG410PQ4V): MPFNITIGSDHSSISDEEDSSGIRGSPLSDSGSHVYQDPYDEWAHLPYPDELKPSDSASRPRTTGRTRMRAMDRMPASGSMRRHAPRRHYVQDREPLPRRSRRPPSPESPESEDSGEEYTAPYDRPSQDRRFWPPVSQGPAYAHNSSPGPSYTYPHETVPHGPFGHPNGAHPPSDQLVRVGHHSGMNQQSPYGHPLYPYSNQFHHHPPGAPISPFFVQDSPGHFGRHAHHPQVAHTRSSVQSPPPQALSHPIPSNGPHFYGGAPLNSHDLVPYGQNGYYPFREPYPMAPGMIQPYYGNYPRVPSPSREESSPSPPPAPPADAAKDEAIARLEKLILEERSEREAREAREAARQAEIEKEAAEQAAREERAAHEKQIAEEAAAAARAEAEQKAAEEAAKAKQEAEEAAAAAAAEAASAATEAANAAAAEAIAAAQAEAANQQPPPEDKKKPIKFKDAIGRKFSFPFELCCTWQGMEELIRQAFLHIEVIGPHVADGHYDLVGPNGDIILPQIWDTVIEPDWSITMHMWPIPEKPKTPEPPPAPEAPADPEPAPEPPAAPEPDPEPAPETAPEPEPEPAPEPEPPAAPEVEEAVPASEEPKKIGAKKQRQKDPGAFAMWVVGGHRMKSNKGWKVVRKAE; this comes from the exons ATGCC GTTCAATATCACTATCGGATCGGATCATTCTTCTATATCAGACGAAGAGGACTCGTCCGGAATTCGAGGATCCCCGCTTTCAGATTCAGGGAGTCATGTATATCAGGACCCCTACGACGAGTGGGCACATCTACCATACCCGGATGAACTGAAGCCGTCTGATTCGGCTTCTCGGCCGAGGACGACGGGTCGAACCCGAATGCGAGCCATGGATCGGATGCCAGCTTCTGGTTCTATGCGACGTCACGCACCGAGGCGTCATTATGTACAAGACCGAGAGCCACTTCCTCGTCGTTCACGTCGACCTCCTTCACCCGAGTCTCCAGAAAGTGAAGATTCTGGCGAAGAGTATACAGCACcttatgacagaccatctcAGGACCGAAGGTTTTGGCCGCCCGTGTCCCAAGGGCCAGCATATGCCCACAATTCGTCTCCAGGTCCATCATATACATATCCCCATGAAACAGTTCCACATGGGCCGTTTGGGCATCCAAATGGTGCTCATCCTCCATCCGACCAACTTGTAAGGGTGGGCCACCACAGTGGAATGAACCAACAATCGCCATATGGACATCCCCTTTATCCGTACAGCAACCAGTTTCACCACCACCCACCGGGTGCACCCATATCTCCATTCTTTGTTCAGGATTCTCCAGGGCATTTCGGGCGTCATGCCCATCACCCCCAGGTCGCTCACACTCGGAGCAGTGTACAGAGTCCACCGCCGCAAGCATTGTCACACCCGATACCGTCAAATGGGCCGCACTTCTATGGTGGTGCTCCTTTAAACTCTCATGATCTAGTACCTTACGGCCAGAATGGCTATTATCCATTTAGAGAGCCGTATCCAATGGCTCCAGGGATGATTCAACCTTATTATGGTAACTATCCGCGTGTGCCATCCCCAAGTCGAGAGGAATCGAGTCCATCTCCTCCGCCCGCTCCACCTGCAGATGCAGCCAAGGATGaagccattgcaaggctAGAAAAGCTGATTTTAGAGGAGAGGTCGGAGCGTGAAGCCCGAGAAGCTCGAGAGGCCGCTCGCCAGGCAGAGATTGAGAAGGAGGCAGCCGAACAGGCTGCTAGAGAGGAACGCGCTGCCCATGAGAAGCAGATCGCCGAGGaggccgctgctgctgccaggGCTGAAGCTGAACAGAAAGCTGCCGAAGAAGCCGCCAAGGCAAAGCAAGAGGCTGAAGaagcggcagcagcggcggcaGCAGAAGCGGCGTCGGCCGCAACTGAGGCCGCaaatgcagcagcagcggaagcAATCGCTGCGGCGCAGGCAGAAGCTGCTAATCAACAGCCCCCTCCGGAGGATAAGAAAAAGCCGATAAAATTCAAAGACGCCATTGGGAGGAAATTTAGTTTTCCGTTTGAATTATGCTGCACTTGGCAG GGCATGGAGGAGCTTATACGCCAAGCTTTCCTCCACATAGAAGTTATAGGACCCCATGTTGCTGATGGTCATTATGACCTCGTGGGTCCCAATGGCGATATAATACTTCCGCAGATTTGGGATACTGTTATTGAGCCTGATTGGAGCATAACCATGCACATGTGGCCGATACCTGAAAAGCCCAAGACTCCTGAACCTCCTCCAGCCCCAGAAGCTCCAGCAGATCCCGAGCCAGCTCCAGAGCCTCCAGCAGCTCCCGAGCCTGATCCCGAGCCTGCCCCGGAAACTGCTCCAGAACCTGAACCCGAACCTGCTCCAGAACCCGAACCACCAGCAGCCCCAGAGGTAGAAGAAGCTGTACCTGCTTCCGAGGAACCAAAGAAAATAG GTGCCAAGAAACAACGACAAAAAGACCCTGGAGCGTTCGCCATGTGGGTTGTCGGGGGTCACCGCATGAAGTCAAACAAGGGTTGGAAAGTGGTAAGGAAGGCTGAATAG